From Diospyros lotus cultivar Yz01 chromosome 4, ASM1463336v1, whole genome shotgun sequence, a single genomic window includes:
- the LOC127798920 gene encoding uncharacterized protein LOC127798920 isoform X3 → MELFRKAKTIRLRSHRETYLLAEEDQESVCQDRQGLSKRAEWTVEFVDGFDAVVRLKSCYGKYLTAADEQFLLGVTGRKVTQSLPRKLDSQVEWEPVREGFQVRLKTRYGNYLRANGGLPPWRNSITHDVPFRHMDWILWEVDIVELRPEAYAPEPGSMPLARSDSASSFHLRSKLEPGDCLAKPEGRIIYYSVVEDEDKIEEERESGDEPYSSFRFRGHGLEELTEKLEEETGLEDVIVCSRNPLTGKLYPLRSDLPLPPNNADMHLVLVPPSSTG, encoded by the exons ATGGAGCTCTTCCGGAAAGCCAAAACGATCCGGCTACGGAGCCACCGCGAGACGTACTTGCTGGCGGAGGAGGACCAAGAGTCGGTGTGCCAAGACCGGCAAGGCCTGAGCAAGCGGGCGGAGTGGACGGTGGAGTTCGTCGACGGCTTCGATGCCGTCGTCCGCCTGAAGAGCTGCTACGGGAAGTACCTGACGGCGGCGGACGAGCAGTTTCTGCTGGGCGTCACTGGCCGGAAAGTGACGCAATCGCTGCCGAGGAAGCTGGACTCGCAGGTGGAGTGGGAGCCGGTGAGGGAAGGATTTCAGGTGCGGCTGAAGACTCGGTACGGGAACTATCTCAGGGCGAACGGCGGGCTGCCGCCGTGGAGGAACTCCATCACGCACGATGTTCCCTTCCGGCACATGGATTGGATATTGTGGGAAGTCGACATTGTTGAGCTCCGGCCGGAGGCGTACGCTCCCGAACCGGGTTCAATGCCGCTTGCCCGGTCCGATTCTGCATCTTCTTTCCATCTTCGCTCCAAACTTGAG CCGGGCGATTGCTTAGCGAAGCCTGAAGGCCGGATTATCTATTACAGCGTTGTGGAAGACGAAGACAAGattgaggaagaaagagagagtgggGATGAGCCATATTCGTCTTTCAGGTTTAGAGGGCATGGGTTGGAGGAATTGACTGAAAAGCTGGAAGAAGAGACGGGGCTGGAGGATGTGATCGTGTGCTCCCGGAATCCGCTCACTGGAAAGCTTTATCCTCTTAGGTcagatcttcctcttcctcctaaCAACGCAGACATGCATCTTGTCCTGGTTCCTCCTTCCTCGACAGGTTG A
- the LOC127798920 gene encoding uncharacterized protein LOC127798920 isoform X2 → MELFRKAKTIRLRSHRETYLLAEEDQESVCQDRQGLSKRAEWTVEFVDGFDAVVRLKSCYGKYLTAADEQFLLGVTGRKVTQSLPRKLDSQVEWEPVREGFQVRLKTRYGNYLRANGGLPPWRNSITHDVPFRHMDWILWEVDIVELRPEAYAPEPGSMPLARSDSASSFHLRSKLEPGDCLAKPEGRIIYYSVVEDEDKIEEERESGDEPYSSFRFRGHGLEELTEKLEEETGLEDVIVCSRNPLTGKLYPLRSDLPLPPNNADMHLVLVPPSSTVGRELAPETPTST, encoded by the exons ATGGAGCTCTTCCGGAAAGCCAAAACGATCCGGCTACGGAGCCACCGCGAGACGTACTTGCTGGCGGAGGAGGACCAAGAGTCGGTGTGCCAAGACCGGCAAGGCCTGAGCAAGCGGGCGGAGTGGACGGTGGAGTTCGTCGACGGCTTCGATGCCGTCGTCCGCCTGAAGAGCTGCTACGGGAAGTACCTGACGGCGGCGGACGAGCAGTTTCTGCTGGGCGTCACTGGCCGGAAAGTGACGCAATCGCTGCCGAGGAAGCTGGACTCGCAGGTGGAGTGGGAGCCGGTGAGGGAAGGATTTCAGGTGCGGCTGAAGACTCGGTACGGGAACTATCTCAGGGCGAACGGCGGGCTGCCGCCGTGGAGGAACTCCATCACGCACGATGTTCCCTTCCGGCACATGGATTGGATATTGTGGGAAGTCGACATTGTTGAGCTCCGGCCGGAGGCGTACGCTCCCGAACCGGGTTCAATGCCGCTTGCCCGGTCCGATTCTGCATCTTCTTTCCATCTTCGCTCCAAACTTGAG CCGGGCGATTGCTTAGCGAAGCCTGAAGGCCGGATTATCTATTACAGCGTTGTGGAAGACGAAGACAAGattgaggaagaaagagagagtgggGATGAGCCATATTCGTCTTTCAGGTTTAGAGGGCATGGGTTGGAGGAATTGACTGAAAAGCTGGAAGAAGAGACGGGGCTGGAGGATGTGATCGTGTGCTCCCGGAATCCGCTCACTGGAAAGCTTTATCCTCTTAGGTcagatcttcctcttcctcctaaCAACGCAGACATGCATCTTGTCCTGGTTCCTCCTTCCTCGACAG TGGGCAGAGAGTTGGCTCCGGAGACTCCCACTTCAACGTGA
- the LOC127798920 gene encoding uncharacterized protein LOC127798920 isoform X1 produces the protein MELFRKAKTIRLRSHRETYLLAEEDQESVCQDRQGLSKRAEWTVEFVDGFDAVVRLKSCYGKYLTAADEQFLLGVTGRKVTQSLPRKLDSQVEWEPVREGFQVRLKTRYGNYLRANGGLPPWRNSITHDVPFRHMDWILWEVDIVELRPEAYAPEPGSMPLARSDSASSFHLRSKLEPGDCLAKPEGRIIYYSVVEDEDKIEEERESGDEPYSSFRFRGHGLEELTEKLEEETGLEDVIVCSRNPLTGKLYPLRSDLPLPPNNADMHLVLVPPSSTGWLWAESWLRRLPLQRDGPPR, from the exons ATGGAGCTCTTCCGGAAAGCCAAAACGATCCGGCTACGGAGCCACCGCGAGACGTACTTGCTGGCGGAGGAGGACCAAGAGTCGGTGTGCCAAGACCGGCAAGGCCTGAGCAAGCGGGCGGAGTGGACGGTGGAGTTCGTCGACGGCTTCGATGCCGTCGTCCGCCTGAAGAGCTGCTACGGGAAGTACCTGACGGCGGCGGACGAGCAGTTTCTGCTGGGCGTCACTGGCCGGAAAGTGACGCAATCGCTGCCGAGGAAGCTGGACTCGCAGGTGGAGTGGGAGCCGGTGAGGGAAGGATTTCAGGTGCGGCTGAAGACTCGGTACGGGAACTATCTCAGGGCGAACGGCGGGCTGCCGCCGTGGAGGAACTCCATCACGCACGATGTTCCCTTCCGGCACATGGATTGGATATTGTGGGAAGTCGACATTGTTGAGCTCCGGCCGGAGGCGTACGCTCCCGAACCGGGTTCAATGCCGCTTGCCCGGTCCGATTCTGCATCTTCTTTCCATCTTCGCTCCAAACTTGAG CCGGGCGATTGCTTAGCGAAGCCTGAAGGCCGGATTATCTATTACAGCGTTGTGGAAGACGAAGACAAGattgaggaagaaagagagagtgggGATGAGCCATATTCGTCTTTCAGGTTTAGAGGGCATGGGTTGGAGGAATTGACTGAAAAGCTGGAAGAAGAGACGGGGCTGGAGGATGTGATCGTGTGCTCCCGGAATCCGCTCACTGGAAAGCTTTATCCTCTTAGGTcagatcttcctcttcctcctaaCAACGCAGACATGCATCTTGTCCTGGTTCCTCCTTCCTCGACAGGTTGGTTG TGGGCAGAGAGTTGGCTCCGGAGACTCCCACTTCAACGTGACGGACCACCCAGATGA